One window from the genome of Mucilaginibacter ginsenosidivorans encodes:
- a CDS encoding DUF5060 domain-containing protein — protein MKAAKTLIFLYFAALMAFTSYAQPGIADYKLTTGKVKEYQKAEWNIHISAPFNNAYDQADISLNMVMTSPSGKPIVLPCYYESGDEKASLWKARFAPQEVGRYEYHFVLHTSGKGLESANGSFIAEPGSEKGFLHKNNLWTFKYDNGELFRGIGENVGWESRSFEKDKWTYDYLLPKLSGNDANFFRTWMCYWNLPLEWKKVHSTKRYSNSDAYYNPGAIKRMDELVNLTDSLNLKFMLTMDWHGHLMEEGGWKNSNYNAANGGPAKTPTEYFTSQKARAMYKNKLRYIVARWGYSTSIAAFEFFNEIDNAAFNGADSVLIPLHYITEWHDEMSRYLKDIDPYGHLVTTSVSHRDIPGMNSIAYIDFNQKHIYKHTDKIPGIYWNYINGFGKPYVVGEFGYRWEDDDRKYAVEADYDFKRGLWYGLFSPCPILPMSWWWEMFDEQNMEPYFKGLRQISDEMLRAGKGSFEQFPVSSGDIEAYGVKCGNKYFIYLLNNTDATVSTPVSFAASDKNYTISYFDPNDQSIKPGGKLAMQAGKIVIGSFRLPAKKEKLIVVTAN, from the coding sequence ATGAAAGCAGCCAAAACACTCATCTTCCTATACTTTGCCGCGTTAATGGCTTTTACAAGCTATGCCCAGCCTGGTATTGCTGATTACAAATTGACAACTGGCAAGGTAAAAGAGTATCAGAAAGCAGAGTGGAATATTCATATCTCCGCGCCGTTCAACAATGCTTACGACCAAGCCGATATCAGTCTTAACATGGTAATGACCTCGCCTTCCGGAAAACCAATTGTTTTGCCTTGCTATTACGAAAGCGGTGATGAAAAGGCCTCGTTATGGAAAGCACGCTTTGCGCCGCAGGAAGTCGGAAGATACGAGTATCATTTTGTCCTGCACACCAGTGGAAAAGGGTTGGAATCGGCCAATGGCTCATTCATCGCAGAACCGGGCAGCGAGAAAGGCTTCCTGCATAAAAACAATCTTTGGACCTTTAAATATGATAACGGTGAATTGTTCCGTGGTATCGGCGAAAATGTAGGCTGGGAATCGCGCTCGTTCGAAAAGGATAAATGGACTTATGATTACCTGCTGCCCAAACTGAGTGGCAACGACGCAAACTTTTTCCGCACCTGGATGTGCTACTGGAACCTGCCGCTGGAGTGGAAGAAGGTTCATTCGACCAAACGCTATAGCAACAGCGATGCTTACTACAATCCCGGCGCCATTAAACGGATGGATGAATTGGTGAACCTTACAGACTCGTTAAATCTTAAATTTATGCTGACGATGGACTGGCACGGTCACTTAATGGAAGAAGGTGGCTGGAAGAACAGCAATTACAACGCGGCAAACGGAGGTCCGGCCAAAACACCAACCGAATACTTTACCTCGCAAAAAGCTCGCGCCATGTACAAAAATAAGCTGCGCTACATTGTTGCGCGGTGGGGATACAGTACCAGCATTGCGGCTTTTGAGTTTTTTAACGAGATAGACAACGCCGCTTTCAATGGCGCCGACAGCGTATTGATACCCCTTCATTACATTACCGAATGGCATGATGAGATGAGCCGCTATTTGAAGGATATCGATCCTTACGGGCATTTGGTAACCACCAGCGTTTCGCATAGGGATATTCCCGGGATGAACTCAATTGCCTATATCGATTTTAACCAGAAACACATTTATAAGCATACCGACAAAATTCCAGGTATTTATTGGAATTATATTAATGGATTCGGAAAACCTTACGTTGTCGGCGAGTTTGGATACCGTTGGGAGGACGATGACCGTAAGTATGCCGTAGAAGCTGATTATGATTTTAAACGCGGGCTGTGGTACGGCCTTTTCAGCCCATGCCCTATTTTACCTATGAGCTGGTGGTGGGAAATGTTCGACGAACAGAACATGGAACCTTATTTCAAAGGCTTACGCCAGATAAGCGACGAAATGCTGAGAGCAGGTAAGGGATCCTTTGAGCAATTCCCGGTGTCCTCGGGTGATATTGAAGCCTATGGCGTGAAATGCGGTAATAAGTATTTCATCTATTTACTTAACAATACCGATGCAACTGTTAGCACCCCGGTTTCATTCGCGGCAAGTGACAAAAATTATACTATCAGTTATTTTGACCCGAACGATCAGTCGATCAAACCGGGCGGAAAATTAGCGATGCAGGCAGGCAAAATCGTGATCGGCAGTTTCAGGCTGCCGGCAAAAAAAGAAAAACTTATTGTGGTAACGGCGAACTAA
- a CDS encoding hypervirulence associated TUDOR domain-containing protein, translated as MKKGDTVHWKWGAHEAEGKITGKHDKPVEKTIKGTKVKRNASKDEPVYDIKQKDGSKVLKSESELKK; from the coding sequence ATGAAAAAGGGAGACACCGTACACTGGAAATGGGGCGCACACGAAGCCGAAGGAAAAATAACCGGCAAGCACGATAAACCAGTCGAAAAAACTATCAAAGGGACAAAAGTAAAACGCAACGCCAGCAAGGACGAGCCAGTCTATGATATTAAGCAAAAAGACGGCAGTAAAGTACTGAAATCGGAAAGCGAGTTGAAGAAATAG
- a CDS encoding ABC transporter ATP-binding protein, giving the protein MAKQPIITVKNLVKKYGDFTAVNDISFEVYEGEIFGLLGPNGAGKTTTLEIIETLREKTSGEVTVNGFSVDKDEDGIKKCIGVQLQAAGYYPNLNLSELIVLFSGLYGVDKTPKEMLEKVALVEKAKAKYKDLSGGQKQRFSIATTLINDPKIIFLDEPTTGLDPQARRNLWDLIREIRDRGTTVVITTHYMDEAEVLCDRVAFIDGGHVIGIDTPDSFIDNLVATGFERKKQVKEANLEDVFINMTGKEWRPE; this is encoded by the coding sequence ATGGCAAAACAACCTATCATCACCGTAAAAAACCTTGTTAAAAAATACGGTGATTTTACAGCCGTCAACGATATCAGTTTCGAGGTTTATGAGGGCGAAATATTTGGCCTGCTTGGCCCGAACGGCGCCGGCAAAACCACCACGCTCGAGATCATCGAAACCCTTCGCGAAAAAACCTCGGGCGAGGTCACTGTCAACGGCTTTTCGGTCGACAAGGATGAGGACGGCATTAAAAAATGTATCGGCGTGCAATTGCAGGCAGCAGGCTATTATCCCAACCTGAACCTTTCCGAACTGATCGTGCTGTTCTCCGGCCTTTATGGTGTGGATAAAACACCAAAGGAAATGCTGGAGAAAGTGGCCCTGGTTGAAAAAGCAAAGGCCAAATATAAAGACCTGTCCGGCGGCCAAAAGCAGCGCTTTTCCATAGCTACCACGCTCATTAATGACCCCAAGATCATTTTCCTGGATGAGCCAACTACCGGCCTCGACCCACAGGCACGCCGTAACCTTTGGGACCTGATACGGGAGATACGCGACCGCGGCACCACCGTTGTGATAACAACCCATTACATGGATGAAGCGGAAGTGCTTTGCGACCGCGTAGCCTTTATCGACGGCGGGCATGTGATCGGCATTGACACGCCCGACAGCTTTATCGATAACCTGGTTGCTACGGGATTTGAGCGAAAGAAACAGGTAAAAGAAGCCAACCTGGAAGATGTTTTCATCAATATGACCGGCAAGGAATGGCGACCGGAATAA
- a CDS encoding ABC transporter permease: MAVAAAGYKINDLMTNDPMTNNTKPYSNTKATLAIAKASFRSILRSPSAVVFSLAFPLIFIVVFANIGGSAVTADVGVAKTCDTANDFYRGLKTHKVANLITSQSTAEMEKNLSKGNLAAIIDIKKSMTPPYITVNTKYSTASGDKGNIFKMILTNIAYNANKPAQKEPSPIVELQETTIRGRAYKYIDFLLPGMLGFSLLSSGVFGTAFVFLSLRLTLVIKRFFATPVKRYSIVLGEAIARLVFSWIGALFIILVGHFLFGFTLIHGVTTVINMLILSALGLIVFMGFGFIISGLAKNESTVPPLSNIITLPQFLLSGTFFATTAFPSWLQSLSNILPLTYLNKAMRDVAFEGAGLGDVTHDLLILAIWFVIVYTAAVKTFKWE, from the coding sequence GTGGCAGTTGCAGCAGCAGGCTATAAAATCAATGACCTAATGACCAATGACCCAATGACAAATAATACCAAACCCTACAGCAATACCAAGGCCACACTGGCCATAGCCAAAGCCAGTTTTCGGTCCATATTACGCAGCCCGTCGGCCGTGGTATTTAGCCTGGCATTTCCGCTGATATTTATCGTGGTTTTTGCCAACATCGGCGGCAGTGCTGTTACTGCCGACGTAGGGGTAGCTAAAACCTGCGACACGGCCAATGATTTTTACAGGGGACTCAAAACCCATAAGGTGGCAAACCTGATAACCAGTCAGAGCACCGCCGAAATGGAAAAAAATCTGTCAAAGGGTAACCTTGCTGCTATCATAGACATCAAAAAAAGCATGACGCCGCCTTATATCACGGTGAATACCAAATACAGCACTGCGTCCGGCGATAAAGGAAATATCTTTAAAATGATCCTTACCAATATCGCCTACAACGCAAACAAGCCTGCCCAAAAAGAGCCTTCGCCGATAGTTGAATTACAGGAGACCACCATCAGGGGCCGCGCATACAAATACATCGACTTCCTGTTGCCCGGCATGCTGGGTTTTTCGCTGTTAAGCAGCGGGGTATTCGGTACCGCATTTGTATTCCTGAGTTTAAGGTTAACCCTGGTCATCAAGCGTTTTTTTGCCACCCCGGTAAAGCGCTACAGCATTGTTCTGGGCGAGGCCATTGCACGGCTGGTATTCTCGTGGATAGGCGCCTTGTTCATTATCCTGGTAGGGCATTTCCTGTTTGGGTTTACCCTTATTCATGGCGTTACCACGGTAATTAATATGCTCATATTGTCGGCACTTGGGCTTATCGTGTTCATGGGCTTCGGATTTATTATATCGGGCCTCGCCAAAAACGAGAGCACGGTACCGCCGCTGTCCAATATCATCACACTGCCGCAGTTTTTATTATCAGGTACATTTTTCGCCACCACGGCCTTCCCGTCGTGGCTGCAATCGCTTAGTAATATATTACCCCTCACCTACCTTAACAAGGCTATGCGCGATGTAGCTTTTGAAGGCGCCGGCTTAGGCGATGTAACCCACGACCTGCTGATACTGGCCATCTGGTTCGTTATCGTTTACACCGCAGCGGTTAAGACGTTTAAGTGGGAGTAG
- the eno gene encoding phosphopyruvate hydratase — protein sequence MSLIIDVHARQILDSRGNPTIEVDVLTENGALGRAAVPSGASTGAHEAVELRDNDKTKYMGKGVSQAVANVNDIIAKELQGVDVFEQNAIDALMIELDGTENKGKLGANAILGVSLAVAKAAAQESRQSLYRYIGGVNANTLPIPMMNIVNGGSHSDAPIAFQEFMIMPVGAPSFSEALRWGSEVFHNLKKILHDRGLSTAVGDEGGFAPTFDGTEDGVETILKAIEKAGYKPGVDICLAFDCAASEFYVNGKYDYTKFEGEKGAIRTSAEQADYLAELAAKYPIISIEDAMAEDDWDGWKILTEKLGSKVQLVGDDLFVTNVQRLQKGIDNDIANSILVKVNQIGTLTETINAVTLAQTNGYTSVMSHRSGETEDSTIADLAVALNCGQIKTGSASRSDRIAKYNQLLRIEEELGDTAKFIGKDFKYFKNRK from the coding sequence ATGAGCTTAATTATTGACGTTCACGCCCGCCAGATACTCGACTCGCGTGGTAACCCTACTATCGAAGTAGATGTTTTGACCGAAAACGGCGCTTTGGGCCGTGCTGCGGTGCCGTCCGGTGCATCAACCGGCGCACACGAGGCTGTTGAACTGCGTGACAACGACAAAACAAAATATATGGGCAAAGGCGTTTCGCAAGCTGTTGCCAACGTAAACGATATTATTGCCAAAGAACTGCAGGGCGTTGATGTATTCGAACAGAATGCGATAGACGCTTTGATGATCGAACTTGACGGCACCGAAAATAAAGGCAAACTGGGCGCTAACGCGATTTTAGGTGTATCGCTGGCTGTGGCTAAAGCTGCTGCACAGGAAAGCCGCCAGTCGCTGTACCGTTATATCGGTGGTGTTAATGCCAATACGCTGCCCATCCCGATGATGAACATCGTGAACGGCGGTTCGCACTCCGATGCGCCTATCGCCTTCCAGGAATTTATGATCATGCCGGTTGGCGCTCCTTCATTCTCCGAAGCATTGCGCTGGGGGTCGGAAGTGTTTCACAACCTGAAAAAAATATTGCACGACCGCGGCCTTTCGACCGCAGTTGGCGACGAAGGTGGTTTTGCACCAACTTTCGACGGTACGGAAGATGGCGTTGAAACTATTTTAAAAGCGATCGAAAAAGCCGGCTACAAACCGGGGGTTGATATTTGTCTGGCGTTCGACTGCGCCGCTTCTGAATTTTATGTTAACGGCAAATACGATTACACCAAGTTTGAAGGCGAAAAAGGAGCTATCCGCACCAGCGCCGAGCAGGCTGATTACCTGGCCGAACTTGCTGCAAAATACCCGATCATTTCCATTGAAGACGCTATGGCCGAGGACGATTGGGACGGCTGGAAAATATTGACCGAAAAGCTAGGCAGCAAAGTGCAGCTTGTTGGCGACGACCTGTTTGTAACCAATGTGCAGCGCCTGCAAAAAGGTATTGATAATGATATTGCCAATTCTATCCTGGTAAAAGTAAACCAAATAGGCACCTTAACTGAAACCATCAATGCGGTTACATTGGCACAAACCAATGGCTACACCTCGGTAATGAGTCACCGTTCGGGCGAAACTGAAGATTCAACTATCGCCGACCTGGCAGTTGCCTTAAACTGCGGCCAGATCAAAACCGGTTCGGCTTCAAGGTCGGACAGGATCGCCAAATACAATCAGTTGCTGCGTATTGAAGAAGAACTGGGCGATACCGCAAAGTTTATCGGTAAGGATTTTAAATATTTTAAGAACCGCAAATAA
- a CDS encoding DEAD/DEAH box helicase — protein sequence MIFDNLNIIEPILRALKTEGYTTPTPIQEQAIPILLKQRDLLGCAQTGTGKTAAFAIPILQLLYQDRLQHKEQKTIKALILTPTRELAIQIDESFAAYGRHTGLKHLVIFGGVSQNPQTDALRRGVDILVATPGRLLDLMNQGYVRLDHIRFLVLDEADRMLDMGFVHDVKKIIAKVPSRRQTLFFSATMPNEIQQLANSILSNPEKVEVTPVSSTADTIEQQLFYVEKTDKKSLLLHILKDKTIKTALVFTRTKHGADKVVKDLTRAGITAEAIHGNKSQNARQRALTNFKNRTTRVLIATDIAARGIDIDDLTHVINYELPNIPETYVHRIGRTGRAGQDGIAFSFCEAEEIDFLKDIHKLIGKTIPVNDAHPYPMSPTFVAKKMDTTVKNGTSAPKQQRSSGHRDGKKRWGKRR from the coding sequence ATGATATTCGACAATTTAAATATAATTGAGCCTATCCTCAGGGCCCTAAAAACCGAGGGATATACCACGCCCACCCCGATACAGGAACAGGCCATACCCATTTTATTAAAACAGCGCGACCTGTTGGGCTGTGCTCAAACCGGCACCGGTAAAACCGCCGCCTTCGCCATCCCTATTTTGCAGCTTTTATACCAGGACAGGCTGCAGCACAAAGAGCAGAAAACAATTAAGGCGCTGATACTAACCCCAACACGCGAACTGGCCATACAGATAGACGAAAGCTTTGCTGCTTATGGTCGTCACACAGGCTTAAAACACCTGGTGATTTTCGGCGGTGTTTCCCAGAATCCACAGACCGACGCTTTGCGCCGTGGCGTAGATATTTTAGTAGCCACGCCGGGCCGTTTGCTCGATTTAATGAACCAAGGCTATGTAAGATTGGACCACATCAGGTTCCTGGTGCTGGACGAGGCCGACCGCATGCTGGACATGGGTTTTGTGCACGATGTAAAGAAGATTATCGCCAAAGTACCTTCACGCAGGCAAACGCTGTTCTTCTCGGCCACTATGCCCAACGAGATACAGCAACTGGCGAACTCAATATTGAGCAATCCTGAAAAGGTGGAGGTTACACCGGTATCATCCACTGCGGATACAATAGAACAGCAATTGTTTTATGTGGAAAAAACGGACAAGAAATCGCTGCTGCTGCACATTCTGAAAGATAAGACCATCAAAACTGCGCTGGTATTTACCCGCACCAAACATGGCGCCGACAAGGTGGTGAAGGACCTTACCCGCGCGGGCATTACCGCCGAAGCGATACACGGAAATAAATCGCAAAACGCCAGGCAGCGCGCGTTGACAAACTTCAAAAACCGCACCACACGGGTATTGATAGCAACCGACATCGCGGCCCGCGGCATCGATATTGATGACCTTACGCACGTGATCAATTACGAACTGCCTAACATCCCGGAGACTTACGTACACCGTATCGGTCGTACTGGTCGCGCCGGGCAGGATGGCATTGCCTTCTCGTTTTGCGAGGCTGAGGAGATTGACTTCCTAAAGGATATTCATAAGCTGATAGGCAAAACCATACCGGTAAACGACGCACACCCCTACCCGATGAGCCCAACATTTGTGGCCAAGAAGATGGACACCACTGTCAAAAACGGAACTTCCGCACCAAAACAGCAGCGTTCATCCGGTCACCGCGATGGCAAAAAGCGCTGGGGCAAAAGAAGATAA
- a CDS encoding FtsB family cell division protein: MKRLLHLLRNKYFVVSLAFLVWMVFFDKNDLFSQYQYHQQLSKLKHERDFYQKETAKATQDLDELTSNKEKLEKFAREKYLMKKANEDVFVIVKDKKAE; encoded by the coding sequence ATGAAGCGTCTGCTGCATCTTTTAAGGAACAAGTATTTCGTGGTGAGCCTTGCCTTTTTGGTGTGGATGGTATTTTTTGACAAAAACGACCTGTTCTCGCAATATCAATATCACCAGCAGCTGAGCAAGCTGAAACACGAGCGCGATTTTTACCAGAAAGAGACCGCCAAAGCTACCCAGGACCTGGACGAACTAACCTCCAACAAGGAAAAACTCGAAAAATTCGCCCGCGAAAAATACCTGATGAAGAAAGCCAATGAGGATGTTTTCGTTATCGTAAAGGATAAAAAGGCGGAGTGA
- a CDS encoding trimeric intracellular cation channel family protein: MMINISPAIEIAGTVAFAVSGSYSAMLKRLDVFGVLIMGFVTAIGGGTIRDVMIGDTPVAWMRDYRLLLIILGTVIATILFKKYIKTLKTTLFLFDALGLGLFTIIGTQKGIAAGLNPGVCVALGTITGCFGGVIRDILLNDIPLIFRKEIYATACIVGGTLYVLLVDHMDPQLVKIIAVVMVCAIRIVAVRYKLSLPKFYA, from the coding sequence ATGATGATCAACATTTCACCGGCCATAGAAATTGCAGGCACAGTGGCTTTTGCTGTCTCCGGCTCTTATTCGGCAATGCTGAAACGGCTGGATGTTTTCGGTGTGCTGATCATGGGTTTTGTAACGGCGATTGGTGGCGGCACCATACGGGATGTAATGATAGGTGATACACCAGTGGCGTGGATGCGTGATTACCGTTTGCTGCTGATCATATTGGGGACAGTAATAGCAACCATACTTTTCAAAAAATACATCAAAACACTCAAAACGACGCTGTTCCTTTTCGACGCGCTGGGCCTTGGGCTGTTTACAATCATCGGCACGCAAAAAGGCATTGCCGCAGGGCTTAACCCGGGTGTTTGCGTTGCGCTGGGCACCATAACAGGTTGCTTTGGCGGCGTTATCCGCGATATTTTGCTGAACGATATACCTTTGATATTCCGTAAGGAAATTTATGCTACGGCCTGCATTGTCGGCGGCACATTATACGTGCTGCTGGTGGATCATATGGATCCGCAGTTGGTAAAAATAATAGCTGTTGTGATGGTATGCGCGATCAGGATAGTAGCGGTGAGGTATAAATTATCGTTACCAAAATTTTACGCCTGA
- a CDS encoding vWA domain-containing protein translates to MQLLFSVTWGTVSGWWTPICLLLGLLYAWLLYRSPSGLAKKIRYALFAARTIAVFITSFLLIAPLVRSVSYTQQKPLVLIVQDNSQSIGTFKPGGFKPDQFVGELAKLKEQLGDKYDVREFNFSRDLKDSLSNKFDGKQTNISSALDKLNERFANQNIGALVLVTDGLYNQGSDPLYEAKNLKTSVYTVALGDTTARRDLLIGNVNYNKTAFLGNDFVIEVLAEAFQANGETIRLNVSEDGKQVANQNVEVNSDNFRKVIPLKLNADKKGIRKFTIDITPVKNELSVQNNSETIYVDVLDARQKILLLYDGPHPDISTIKQGIEVNKNYEVKTSLLTDAASLKLTDYSLVILYQCVSNGSGALQSFITKGKVPVWYMLGAQTDLPQFNNEQKAIQVYSNRNQVQEVFPMPASDFSLFTLSDSTRNKLSKLPPLIAPFGNYRTAGNDQLLLKQRIGEVPTPYPLLLFGDDNGRRIGVLTGEGLWRWSLAEYQSYGNHHATEELLGQCVQYLTANSNRQRFRVYPAKNVFDEGENIILNAELYNEALQLVNTPDIKINLKSDSGKNYSFLFTRSGQSYQLDAGTLPVGDYGYTASAKLGDQNLTANGRLTIKPLNLETRQTAADHKLLAALAQQSGGQMLQPSQVGQLADLIQKNENIKTVVYEDKHYSDLVGVKWIFVFIVALLSAEWFLRKREGEV, encoded by the coding sequence ATGCAGCTTTTATTTTCAGTAACATGGGGAACAGTTTCAGGATGGTGGACACCTATTTGCCTGTTGCTGGGTTTGCTTTATGCCTGGCTGCTGTACCGCAGTCCTTCTGGCCTGGCTAAAAAAATACGCTACGCGTTATTTGCCGCCAGGACCATTGCCGTTTTTATCACTTCATTTTTACTGATCGCGCCGCTTGTACGGTCGGTAAGTTATACGCAGCAAAAACCGCTGGTGCTGATAGTGCAGGATAATTCACAATCCATCGGCACGTTTAAGCCGGGCGGTTTTAAACCGGATCAATTTGTTGGCGAACTCGCAAAGCTGAAAGAACAGTTAGGCGATAAGTACGACGTTCGTGAGTTCAATTTTAGCCGCGACCTGAAAGATAGCCTTTCAAACAAATTCGACGGAAAGCAAACGAATATCTCATCGGCGCTGGATAAGTTGAACGAACGTTTCGCCAACCAGAACATCGGCGCTTTGGTGTTGGTTACGGATGGCTTGTACAACCAGGGCAGCGATCCGCTATACGAGGCGAAAAATCTTAAAACAAGCGTTTACACCGTTGCTTTGGGCGATACTACTGCCAGGCGTGATCTGTTGATAGGTAATGTCAACTATAACAAAACCGCTTTTTTAGGGAATGATTTTGTGATCGAAGTTTTGGCAGAGGCCTTCCAGGCAAACGGGGAGACTATAAGGCTTAACGTATCCGAAGACGGCAAGCAGGTGGCTAACCAAAATGTTGAGGTTAATTCGGATAACTTCCGCAAGGTAATACCACTGAAACTGAACGCCGATAAAAAAGGTATCCGGAAATTTACCATCGATATTACTCCCGTAAAAAACGAGTTATCGGTTCAGAATAATTCGGAAACTATTTATGTGGATGTGCTGGATGCCCGGCAGAAGATATTGCTGCTGTATGATGGTCCGCATCCGGACATCAGCACGATCAAGCAGGGTATAGAGGTTAACAAGAATTACGAAGTAAAAACCAGCCTGCTTACTGATGCGGCGTCGCTTAAACTGACTGATTATAGCCTGGTTATCCTTTACCAGTGTGTCTCAAATGGTTCAGGAGCCCTGCAGAGTTTTATCACGAAAGGTAAGGTGCCCGTATGGTATATGCTTGGCGCGCAAACCGATCTGCCGCAATTCAACAATGAACAAAAGGCTATACAGGTATACTCTAACCGTAACCAGGTGCAGGAGGTGTTCCCGATGCCGGCTAGCGACTTTTCACTATTCACCCTTTCCGACTCGACCAGGAACAAATTAAGCAAATTACCACCACTGATAGCGCCTTTTGGTAACTACCGTACGGCGGGAAACGATCAGCTGCTATTAAAACAGCGCATAGGCGAAGTCCCAACGCCGTACCCTTTACTCCTGTTCGGTGACGACAACGGGCGCCGTATAGGGGTATTAACGGGCGAGGGCCTCTGGCGCTGGTCGCTGGCCGAATACCAGTCGTACGGAAATCACCATGCTACAGAAGAGCTATTGGGCCAGTGTGTGCAATATCTTACGGCTAACAGCAACCGCCAGCGTTTCCGGGTCTATCCTGCTAAAAATGTATTTGATGAAGGCGAAAATATCATCCTGAATGCTGAACTATACAACGAAGCGCTGCAACTGGTAAACACCCCTGATATAAAGATCAACCTCAAAAGTGATTCGGGCAAAAATTATAGCTTCCTGTTTACCCGCAGCGGGCAAAGTTACCAGTTGGATGCAGGGACTTTACCCGTTGGCGATTATGGCTATACTGCTTCGGCGAAACTGGGCGATCAAAATCTGACAGCCAATGGCCGCCTAACCATTAAACCTTTAAATTTGGAGACCCGCCAAACGGCCGCAGACCATAAGCTTTTAGCGGCTTTGGCACAACAATCGGGCGGACAAATGCTGCAGCCATCGCAGGTTGGCCAACTGGCGGATCTGATCCAAAAGAACGAGAATATCAAAACGGTTGTGTATGAGGATAAGCATTATAGCGACCTCGTGGGTGTGAAATGGATATTTGTATTTATTGTAGCTTTGTTGAGCGCCGAATGGTTTTTGCGCAAGCGCGAAGGCGAAGTATGA
- the fabG gene encoding 3-oxoacyl-[acyl-carrier-protein] reductase has translation MKLLEGKTALITGASKGIGRKIAEKFAEHGANVAFTYLSSVEKGQALEQELQSYGTKVKGYRSDASKFDEAEKLINDIIADFGTLQIVVNNAGITKDGLLMRMTEEQWDDVLDVNLKSIFNVTKAASKIMMKNRDGVFINMSSVVGVNGNAGQSNYAASKAGIIGFSKSIAKELGSRNIRTNVVAPGFIKTEMTEVLDPKVVEGWAQAIPLKRGGETEDVANACVFLASDMAAYITGQVIPVDGGML, from the coding sequence ATGAAATTACTGGAAGGAAAAACAGCACTGATAACCGGCGCCTCGAAGGGCATAGGCCGTAAGATAGCCGAGAAATTTGCCGAGCATGGCGCAAATGTAGCTTTCACCTACTTGTCGTCTGTAGAAAAAGGGCAGGCGCTGGAACAGGAACTGCAAAGCTATGGTACCAAAGTTAAAGGTTACCGGTCTGACGCTTCCAAATTTGATGAGGCCGAAAAGCTGATCAATGATATCATAGCCGATTTCGGCACGCTGCAAATTGTCGTAAACAACGCCGGCATCACAAAAGATGGTTTACTGATGCGCATGACCGAAGAACAGTGGGACGACGTATTGGATGTGAACCTGAAATCGATATTCAATGTCACCAAAGCTGCATCAAAGATCATGATGAAGAACCGGGATGGCGTATTTATTAATATGAGCTCGGTAGTTGGTGTCAACGGTAATGCCGGGCAATCCAACTATGCAGCATCCAAAGCAGGTATCATCGGTTTCTCTAAATCCATCGCAAAAGAATTAGGTTCAAGAAATATACGCACCAACGTGGTGGCCCCTGGTTTTATCAAAACCGAAATGACCGAAGTGCTGGACCCGAAAGTAGTTGAAGGCTGGGCGCAGGCCATCCCACTAAAACGTGGCGGCGAAACCGAAGATGTAGCCAATGCCTGCGTTTTCCTGGCATCGGACATGGCGGCATATATTACCGGGCAGGTAATTCCGGTTGACGGGGGAATGTTGTAG
- a CDS encoding cysteine-rich CWC family protein, translating to MPVHQKHEIVRCERCGSPFECKANSFTKCQCAKVSLTLNETQYVSEQYDGCLCAGCLMALKEEFAILLNIR from the coding sequence ATGCCAGTTCACCAAAAACACGAGATCGTTCGTTGCGAACGTTGTGGTTCGCCGTTTGAATGTAAGGCCAATTCATTCACCAAATGCCAGTGCGCCAAAGTGTCGCTCACGCTGAATGAAACTCAATATGTCAGCGAACAGTATGATGGGTGTTTGTGTGCGGGTTGTTTGATGGCGTTGAAAGAAGAGTTTGCTATCTTGTTAAACATTAGATGA